In Oceanibaculum nanhaiense, the following proteins share a genomic window:
- a CDS encoding prohibitin family protein: protein MSDDIEEDYLEEADSGRFHRRTIAALLLIALLIASVLLWNRMVVSIRSGESGVLYRFFSGTEMEQIYEEGVHLLWPWDRMFIYDMRLQTREREYSLLTSSGLPVHLNVAVRYRPDIRMLPLLHVAVGPDYLEKVVFPETEAVLRRAVGQYGPEEVYTSKRGFLESIVVSSLSKVESRYILIDDVLVKSVDLPVPVRDAIEQKLVLGEQEKAYEYRLAIERKEAERKKIEAGGIQEYQRRVGETLTQDLLRWQGIQATRELATSNNAKTVVIGAGKDGLPLILGDR from the coding sequence ATGTCTGACGATATTGAAGAAGACTATCTCGAAGAGGCAGACAGCGGCCGCTTCCATCGTCGGACAATCGCGGCGTTGCTGCTCATTGCGCTGCTGATCGCCAGTGTGTTGCTGTGGAACCGGATGGTGGTGTCGATCCGGTCCGGCGAATCCGGCGTGCTCTATCGCTTCTTCAGCGGTACCGAGATGGAGCAGATCTACGAGGAAGGCGTGCATCTGCTGTGGCCGTGGGACCGGATGTTCATATACGACATGCGCCTGCAGACCCGGGAGCGGGAATATTCCCTGCTGACCAGCAGCGGCCTGCCGGTGCATCTGAATGTCGCGGTGCGCTATCGCCCGGATATCCGGATGCTGCCGCTGCTGCATGTCGCCGTCGGCCCGGATTATCTGGAAAAGGTGGTGTTTCCCGAAACCGAGGCGGTACTGCGCCGCGCGGTCGGCCAGTACGGGCCGGAAGAGGTCTATACCAGCAAGCGCGGTTTCCTCGAATCCATCGTCGTCAGCAGCCTGTCGAAGGTCGAGAGCCGCTATATCCTGATCGACGATGTGCTGGTGAAGTCGGTCGATCTGCCAGTGCCAGTGCGCGACGCCATCGAACAGAAGCTGGTGCTGGGCGAGCAGGAAAAAGCCTATGAATACCGGCTGGCCATCGAGCGCAAGGAGGCCGAGCGCAAGAAGATCGAGGCCGGCGGTATCCAGGAATATCAGCGCCGGGTGGGCGAGACCCTGACCCAGGATCTGCTGCGCTGGCAGGGCATTCAGGCGACGCGCGAGCTGGCGACCTCCAACAATGCCAAGACGGTGGTTATTGGTGCTGGCAAGGATGGCCTGCCGCTCATCCTCGGCGACCGGTAG